AAGTGCATGGGCCGCGTGCCCATGGCCCTGGCCAATGTGGGCACGACGGTCTTGCTGGGCACGGGCGCTGCCGGGGCCGCCGGTGCGGCAGCTGCGGCATCAGTGAGCTTTGGAGGTGCCTTCGCAGCCGTCTACGGCGTCACCCAGGCGCGCAAGAGCCACCAGCTGCGTGCCGAGATCGCAACCGCGAAGCGTGACGGGCAGGTCGTCTATGACATGCCACGAGAGCGCGGAGGCGCGGTAACCCTCGAACGGCTGCCCATCGACCGCGCCCTCGCCTCGGCGACGCGCGCGGAGATCGCGGGCATTGCCCAGGCCACGGCCTCCTCTGTTCTCGTCGGCGCGGGCGTGATGAGCTCGGCCCCCCTGGCCATCGCGGGTCTCACCGCGTCGTCGACGTTCGCGGTGGCCGCCGTGGCCACCGAGATGGCGGCCCGTCGCGCTGACGCGAAGGCGCTCGCGGAGATGCGCGCAGACCCCCTCGACAGCGCCGCCTGATCGCACACTACCCGACCTGACGCCCCGACGCCTCGAGCAGGCCGCGGGTGTAGTTCTGCTTCGAGAAGTGCCCCAGCGAAGCATAGCGCAACAGCCCTTCCGGACCATGCAGGCGCCGGGAGATCTCCCCCAGCGGCAGCCCTCGATCGTGCAGGCTGGCGGCCTGTTCGACGAGCTGGCGCAGGTGCTCGAGCTTGCGACGAACCGCCACAGGGCCGTCTCGCAGCGCACCGCGATGGGCACAGAACGCCTGCTCGAAGCCATGGGCGAGAACACGCTCGAGGGAGCGGATGATCTCCCCCACATCCTCCCCCACGCGCATGTAGCGCACCCGCTCGTGCACGAAGAGATCTCCCAGAAAGAGAAGGCCGCGCTGCTCGTCGAGGAACACCACGTGATCCGGGCAGTGTCCCGGCGTCTCGATGACGCGCAGGCGCAGGGCCTCGTGCTCCACCCACTCGCCCAGGGGATCGACCTGGGTTCCCTCAGGAGGCCATCCCCAGACGAGACGACGGTAGAGCTGCATCTCGATGGGGCGTGCGAGCAGGGAGACCGCTTGCGGGTGCGCGCGCGGGCGCACGCCCAGCT
This genomic interval from Pseudomonadota bacterium contains the following:
- a CDS encoding MBL fold metallo-hydrolase, producing the protein VDGVVIDTGLRALRRPFMRCLREAGAAVALNTHAHEDHAGNNQAIARELGVRPRAHPQAVSLLARPIEMQLYRRLVWGWPPEGTQVDPLGEWVEHEALRLRVIETPGHCPDHVVFLDEQRGLLFLGDLFVHERVRYMRVGEDVGEIIRSLERVLAHGFEQAFCAHRGALRDGPVAVRRKLEHLRQLVEQAASLHDRGLPLGEISRRLHGPEGLLRYASLGHFSKQNYTRGLLEASGRQVG